The Austwickia sp. genome includes a region encoding these proteins:
- a CDS encoding DMT family transporter, translated as MSPVRLRANLMLLVAAAIWGFAFVAQVVGAEHVGPLTFNGVRFALGALSLLPLITVLDRRSGTARADRLAAWRRCRAPGLLVGAVLFVAALFQQAGMGLTTAGKGSFITGLYIVLVPLVGMLLGHRTGRFTWAGVGLALVGLYLLCVTEGLTIAAGDALVLACAVFFTGHILLIDRYARLDALRLSVTQFGTCALLNLGAAAVVEPTPYAGIGAALVPMLYGGLMSVGVGYTLQILGQRDALPSHAALLMSMESVFGVIGGALLLGETMTARGYAGCAVMLAGILLSQAGTPPGADPRPPSEPTALPPGVPVVDVNDRS; from the coding sequence ATGTCACCGGTCCGACTGCGCGCCAACCTCATGCTGCTCGTGGCGGCGGCCATCTGGGGGTTTGCGTTCGTCGCGCAGGTCGTCGGGGCGGAGCATGTGGGCCCGCTGACGTTCAACGGGGTCCGGTTTGCCCTCGGCGCGCTCTCGCTGCTGCCGCTCATCACCGTCCTCGATCGACGGAGCGGCACGGCGCGGGCGGACCGGCTCGCGGCCTGGCGCCGGTGCCGGGCCCCGGGGCTCCTGGTGGGCGCGGTTCTATTCGTGGCGGCGCTGTTTCAGCAGGCCGGGATGGGGCTCACGACGGCGGGCAAGGGCAGCTTCATCACTGGGCTCTACATCGTGCTCGTGCCCCTGGTCGGCATGCTGCTGGGGCATCGGACGGGCCGGTTCACGTGGGCCGGCGTCGGGCTGGCCCTGGTCGGTCTCTACCTGCTCTGCGTGACGGAGGGGCTCACGATCGCCGCCGGGGACGCCCTGGTGCTGGCGTGCGCGGTCTTCTTCACCGGGCACATCCTGCTCATCGACCGGTACGCGCGGCTCGACGCGCTGCGCCTCTCCGTCACCCAGTTCGGGACATGCGCGCTGCTCAACCTGGGGGCGGCGGCGGTCGTGGAGCCGACGCCGTACGCCGGGATCGGCGCGGCCCTGGTGCCGATGCTGTACGGCGGCCTCATGTCGGTCGGGGTGGGATACACGCTGCAGATCCTCGGCCAGCGCGACGCCCTGCCGTCCCACGCGGCGCTGCTCATGTCGATGGAGTCGGTCTTCGGGGTGATCGGCGGGGCGCTGCTGCTCGGGGAGACGATGACCGCACGGGGCTACGCGGGTTGCGCGGTCATGCTCGCCGGGATCTTGCTGTCGCAAGCCGGCACCCCGCCCGGTGCGGATCCCCGCCCGCCGAGCGAGCCGACGGCGCTGCCGCCCGGCGTACCGGTCGTGGACGTCAACGACCGCTCCTGA
- a CDS encoding MaoC family dehydratase, which yields MAKVMSGNYFEDFEIGQRLRHATPRTVTEGDVALYQALYGSRFAVSSGATFAAACGQERMPIDSLLTFHIVFGKTVPDVSINAVANLGYAGGVFGVPVFPGDTLTTTSEVTGLKENSNGKTGVVYVHSVGVNQRDEVVLDYNRWVMVNKKDQAKPAPDTVVPSLPTSVPVDQLQVPWSIRKGGYDVELAGSPYLWDDYEVGEKIDHVDGNTIEEADHMMATRLYQNTAKVHFNQHTEGQGRNGRRIVYGGNIISFARALSFNGLGNALSIAAINGGSHTNPTFAGHTVYAWSEVLEKLVLPGRDDIGALRVRTVATKDLPCAEFPYKGEDGKYLPNVVLDFDYTVLMPRR from the coding sequence ATGGCGAAGGTGATGAGCGGGAACTACTTCGAGGACTTCGAGATCGGGCAGCGGCTGCGGCACGCGACGCCCCGCACGGTGACCGAGGGAGATGTGGCGCTCTACCAGGCGCTGTACGGATCGCGGTTCGCGGTCTCCTCCGGGGCGACCTTCGCGGCGGCCTGCGGCCAGGAGCGGATGCCGATCGACTCGCTGCTGACCTTCCACATCGTGTTCGGCAAGACCGTCCCGGACGTCTCCATCAACGCCGTGGCCAATCTCGGTTATGCCGGCGGCGTGTTCGGCGTCCCGGTCTTCCCCGGCGACACGCTGACCACCACCTCCGAGGTCACCGGCCTGAAGGAGAACTCCAACGGCAAGACCGGCGTGGTTTACGTGCATTCTGTGGGCGTCAACCAGCGCGACGAGGTCGTCCTGGACTACAACCGCTGGGTCATGGTGAACAAGAAGGACCAGGCCAAGCCCGCACCCGACACGGTGGTCCCGAGCCTGCCGACGTCGGTGCCGGTCGATCAGCTGCAGGTGCCCTGGTCGATCCGCAAGGGCGGCTACGACGTCGAGCTCGCCGGCTCGCCGTACCTGTGGGACGACTACGAGGTCGGCGAGAAGATCGACCACGTCGACGGCAACACCATCGAGGAGGCGGACCACATGATGGCCACCCGCCTCTACCAGAACACGGCCAAGGTCCACTTCAACCAGCACACCGAGGGCCAGGGCCGCAACGGCCGCCGCATCGTCTACGGCGGCAACATCATCAGCTTCGCGCGCGCCCTGAGCTTCAACGGCCTGGGCAACGCCCTGTCCATCGCGGCGATCAACGGCGGCTCGCACACCAACCCCACCTTCGCCGGGCACACGGTCTACGCCTGGTCGGAGGTCCTCGAGAAGCTGGTGCTGCCTGGCCGCGACGACATCGGCGCCCTGCGCGTGCGCACCGTCGCCACCAAGGACCTGCCCTGCGCGGAATTCCCGTACAAGGGCGAGGACGGCAAGTACCTGCCGAACGTGGTCCTCGACTTCGACTACACAGTGCTGATGCCGCGCCGGTGA
- the lpdA gene encoding dihydrolipoyl dehydrogenase, with the protein MADFDVVVLGAGPGGYVAAIRAAQLGKKVAVVEKRYWGGVCLNVGCIPSKALLKNAELAHTLNHEKAKYGIEGDATMSFGPTHKRSRQVSAGIVKGVHFLMKKNKITEIDGWGTLTSPTSMEVESDGGEKKTVTFDHLIIAAGATVKTMGIELSKNVVTYEEQILDENLPKSIIIGGSGAIGVEFAYVMANFGVDVTIVEFLDRMVPTEDADVSKELAKHYKKLGVKVMTGTKVESVEDTGSGVKVTVSPAAGGDKQVLEAERMLTAFGFAPRVTGYGLENIGVTVSERGAIEIDDYCRTNVPNVYAIGDCTAKMMLAHVAEAMGIVAAETIAGAETMPVDYVNIPRATYCHPQIASMGLTEAQAKDAGHEIKTASFPFTANGKAQGLGEGVGFVKVVADAKYNEILGVHMIGPDVTELLPAASVAKQWDLTADEVSRTVFAHPTLGEALKEAMHGIAGHMINF; encoded by the coding sequence ATGGCTGACTTCGATGTGGTGGTCCTGGGCGCCGGCCCGGGCGGATACGTGGCGGCGATCCGGGCCGCGCAGCTCGGCAAGAAGGTTGCCGTGGTCGAGAAGCGCTATTGGGGCGGAGTCTGCCTCAACGTGGGCTGCATTCCGAGCAAGGCGCTGTTGAAGAACGCCGAACTCGCGCACACGCTGAACCACGAGAAGGCCAAGTACGGCATCGAGGGCGACGCGACGATGTCGTTCGGCCCGACCCACAAGCGGTCCCGTCAGGTCAGCGCGGGCATCGTCAAGGGCGTCCACTTCCTGATGAAGAAGAACAAGATCACCGAGATCGACGGCTGGGGCACGCTCACCAGCCCGACCTCCATGGAGGTCGAGTCCGACGGCGGCGAGAAGAAGACCGTCACGTTCGACCACCTCATCATCGCGGCCGGTGCGACGGTCAAGACGATGGGCATCGAGCTATCCAAGAACGTCGTGACCTACGAGGAGCAGATCCTCGACGAGAACCTGCCGAAGTCCATCATCATCGGCGGGTCCGGCGCGATCGGCGTCGAGTTCGCCTACGTGATGGCCAACTTCGGCGTCGACGTGACGATCGTGGAGTTCCTCGACCGGATGGTCCCCACGGAGGACGCCGACGTGTCCAAGGAGCTCGCCAAGCACTACAAGAAGCTCGGCGTAAAGGTGATGACCGGCACCAAGGTCGAGTCGGTCGAGGACACCGGCTCCGGCGTCAAGGTCACGGTCTCCCCCGCCGCCGGCGGCGACAAGCAGGTGCTCGAGGCGGAGCGCATGCTCACCGCCTTCGGATTCGCGCCCCGCGTCACCGGCTACGGCCTCGAGAACATCGGCGTGACGGTCTCCGAGCGCGGCGCCATCGAGATCGACGACTACTGCCGCACCAACGTGCCCAACGTCTACGCCATCGGCGACTGCACCGCCAAGATGATGCTGGCCCACGTCGCCGAGGCCATGGGCATCGTCGCCGCGGAGACCATCGCCGGCGCCGAGACCATGCCGGTCGACTACGTCAACATCCCGCGGGCGACCTACTGCCACCCGCAGATCGCCTCGATGGGCTTGACCGAGGCGCAGGCCAAGGACGCCGGCCACGAGATCAAGACGGCGAGCTTCCCGTTCACCGCCAACGGCAAGGCGCAGGGCCTCGGCGAAGGTGTCGGCTTCGTCAAGGTGGTCGCCGACGCCAAGTACAACGAGATCCTCGGCGTGCACATGATCGGCCCGGACGTCACCGAACTGCTGCCTGCAGCAAGCGTCGCCAAGCAGTGGGACCTGACGGCCGACGAGGTCAGCCGCACGGTGTTCGCCCACCCGACGCTCGGCGAGGCCCTCAAGGAGGCCATGCACGGCATCGCGGGGCACATGATCAACTTCTGA
- a CDS encoding NAAT family transporter — protein sequence MNLDTGFFGSVFISLLVILDPPGALPVFLSLTKSYKKHDRQAVAARASVVAFGVLLTFALVGEQILQYLKISVPALQVSGGLLLLLIGLELLMGKEDADADVARTNIALVPLAVPLFAGPGVIVTIMVSMQRAHTMGQRASIILALAAAMAVVYLSMRYAGAIHRVLREGGTTLVSRIAGLLCAAIAVQMMADGIIGFVHSA from the coding sequence ATGAACCTGGACACGGGCTTCTTTGGCTCGGTGTTCATCAGCCTGCTCGTGATCCTCGACCCGCCCGGGGCATTGCCGGTCTTCCTGAGCCTGACGAAGTCGTACAAGAAGCACGACCGCCAGGCCGTCGCCGCTCGCGCGTCCGTGGTGGCCTTCGGGGTGCTCCTGACGTTCGCCCTGGTGGGGGAGCAGATCCTGCAGTATCTCAAGATCTCCGTCCCCGCCCTGCAGGTCTCCGGGGGCCTGCTGCTCCTGCTCATCGGGCTGGAGCTGCTCATGGGCAAGGAGGACGCCGACGCCGACGTGGCCCGCACGAACATCGCCCTGGTCCCGCTCGCCGTGCCGCTGTTCGCCGGGCCTGGGGTCATCGTCACGATCATGGTGTCGATGCAGCGGGCGCACACCATGGGACAGCGCGCCTCGATCATCCTGGCGCTGGCTGCGGCGATGGCGGTCGTCTACCTGTCGATGCGGTACGCCGGCGCCATCCACCGGGTGCTTCGCGAGGGCGGGACCACGCTGGTCAGCCGGATTGCGGGGCTGCTGTGTGCGGCGATCGCCGTGCAGATGATGGCGGACGGCATCATCGGCTTCGTGCACTCGGCCTGA
- a CDS encoding class I SAM-dependent methyltransferase — protein MDFSGEAATWDDRPDRVARSRAVADAIRAAVDLDDHPATLELGAGTGLLCRQLADTLGPVTLTDSAPGMVQVARARIAELHLTAWRAELVGAQETALPGGPYGLVLSQLALHHMADVAGALRAAYDVLARGGRIALVDLDHDPDGAFHAQHADFEGPNGFPRADIVAWLTHAGFVGVRITTATVVDKVVRDETRAFPLFLATAQRPA, from the coding sequence ATGGATTTCTCCGGCGAGGCCGCAACTTGGGATGACCGACCGGACCGGGTCGCGCGCAGCAGGGCCGTGGCCGACGCCATCCGCGCGGCCGTCGACCTCGACGACCATCCGGCCACCCTGGAGCTCGGCGCGGGCACGGGGCTGCTGTGCCGCCAGCTGGCCGACACCCTCGGACCCGTCACGTTGACCGACTCCGCGCCGGGCATGGTTCAGGTCGCCCGCGCCCGCATTGCTGAGCTCCACCTGACGGCGTGGCGCGCCGAACTCGTTGGCGCGCAGGAGACCGCCCTGCCCGGTGGCCCCTACGGCCTGGTCCTGTCGCAGCTGGCGCTGCACCACATGGCCGACGTGGCGGGCGCGCTGCGCGCGGCGTACGACGTGCTCGCCCGGGGCGGTCGGATCGCCTTGGTCGACCTTGACCACGACCCGGACGGCGCCTTCCACGCGCAGCACGCCGACTTCGAGGGACCAAACGGGTTTCCCCGCGCCGACATCGTCGCCTGGTTGACCCACGCCGGGTTCGTGGGGGTGCGCATCACGACCGCCACCGTGGTGGACAAGGTCGTCCGCGACGAGACGCGCGCATTCCCCCTCTTCCTGGCGACGGCACAACGCCCGGCCTGA
- a CDS encoding PHP domain-containing protein codes for MLIDLHAHTTASDGTDTPAQLMAAAAERGLDVVAITDHDSTAGWAEATREATAHGVRLVRGIELSCTAGGISLHVLGYLHDPTYAPLLQEIDKARSSRVDRARRITENLAADVPISYDEVLAQVTGSATVGRPHIADALVAGGVVADRDEAFARFLYDGSPYGAKHYAPSAVAGVRLIIAAGGVPVMAHPFAAKRGRIVANEVIEEMAAAGLVGLEAHHPDHTPEQEAHTLDLARALGLLVTGSSDYHGTGKSNRLADRTTPRDVYEALLGRPTATAVVQE; via the coding sequence GTGCTCATCGACCTGCACGCCCACACCACGGCCAGCGACGGGACGGACACCCCGGCCCAGCTGATGGCTGCCGCAGCCGAGCGCGGCCTCGACGTCGTGGCGATCACGGACCACGACTCCACCGCAGGGTGGGCCGAGGCGACGCGCGAGGCCACCGCGCACGGCGTACGGCTCGTGCGTGGCATCGAACTGTCCTGTACGGCGGGCGGGATCTCCCTGCACGTCCTGGGCTACCTGCACGACCCGACGTACGCGCCGCTCCTGCAGGAGATCGACAAGGCCCGGTCCAGCCGGGTGGACCGCGCCCGCCGGATCACCGAGAACCTGGCCGCCGACGTGCCGATCAGCTACGACGAGGTGCTGGCGCAGGTCACCGGGTCGGCGACGGTGGGGCGCCCGCACATCGCCGACGCGCTCGTCGCGGGCGGCGTGGTGGCGGATCGCGACGAGGCGTTCGCGCGCTTCCTGTACGACGGGTCGCCCTACGGCGCAAAGCATTACGCGCCCAGCGCCGTCGCCGGCGTGCGGCTGATCATCGCTGCCGGGGGCGTGCCGGTCATGGCCCACCCGTTCGCGGCCAAGCGCGGCCGGATCGTCGCCAACGAGGTGATCGAGGAGATGGCCGCGGCGGGACTGGTGGGGTTGGAGGCGCACCACCCCGACCACACGCCGGAGCAGGAGGCGCACACCCTCGACCTCGCCCGAGCTTTAGGTCTGCTCGTGACCGGCTCCAGCGATTACCACGGCACCGGAAAGAGCAATCGGCTGGCGGACCGGACCACCCCGCGCGACGTGTACGAGGCGCTGCTCGGCCGGCCGACGGCGACGGCAGTGGTGCAGGAATGA
- a CDS encoding TetR/AcrR family transcriptional regulator, which yields MPGRLLARIDGTKGPPPHGRRSDVTTNDAVPAGRGARLSRQARRAQLLEAAQEVFVGSGYHAAAMDEIAERAGVSKPVLYQHFPGKMELYLALLDDANDQLTAAVLTALQTASSEADRVAATMDAYFEFVSRERTPYRLVFESDLVNDPAVRERLDRVEASVAAAIAPLMQANTEFTVDESRLLAAAMVGMAQQSARFWQAHGETIPRERAAGLVAALAFKGVKRLPLTYAEVDALFSRAAPA from the coding sequence ATGCCGGGGAGGTTACTGGCTAGGATTGACGGCACCAAAGGGCCCCCGCCCCACGGCCGAAGGAGCGACGTGACCACGAACGATGCAGTCCCAGCGGGCCGCGGTGCACGGCTGAGCCGGCAGGCGCGCCGGGCCCAGCTCCTGGAGGCGGCCCAGGAAGTCTTCGTCGGCTCGGGATACCACGCCGCGGCCATGGACGAGATCGCCGAGCGGGCGGGCGTGAGCAAACCCGTGCTCTACCAGCACTTCCCCGGGAAGATGGAGCTCTACCTGGCGCTGCTCGACGACGCGAACGACCAGCTCACGGCCGCCGTGCTGACCGCCCTTCAGACGGCCTCCAGCGAGGCCGATCGGGTCGCGGCGACCATGGACGCCTACTTCGAGTTCGTCTCCCGCGAGCGCACGCCGTACCGCCTGGTTTTCGAATCCGATCTGGTCAACGACCCGGCGGTCCGCGAGCGGCTGGATCGAGTGGAGGCCTCGGTCGCGGCGGCCATCGCGCCGCTCATGCAGGCGAACACGGAGTTCACCGTCGACGAATCCAGGCTCCTCGCCGCGGCGATGGTCGGCATGGCCCAGCAGTCCGCGCGGTTCTGGCAGGCGCACGGGGAGACCATTCCTCGTGAGCGCGCGGCCGGGCTCGTGGCAGCGCTCGCCTTCAAGGGGGTCAAGCGGCTGCCGCTGACGTACGCCGAGGTGGACGCCCTGTTCTCGCGCGCGGCCCCGGCCTGA
- a CDS encoding DEAD/DEAH box helicase, giving the protein MTTVHLSSTSADVEHDLPTIDAGENPTVAPEVTFGSFGVHDDIVAALADHGIVTPFPIQAMTLPVALGGHDIIGQAKTGTGKTLGFGVPLLDKVIAPGDEGFGAQDYPGRPQALVVVPTRELAVQVASDLSRAGKRRGIRVECIYGGRAFEPQIDALGKGVEVVVGTPGRLIDLNQQRHLNLHSVRTVVLDEADEMLDLGFLPDVEKILAETPTSRQTMLFSATMPGAVVALARRYMTQPTHIRAMVAGDEGSTVQAIEQFVYRAHAMDKVEMLSRVLQAKDRGLTIVFTRTKRTAAKVAEELTDRGFAAAALHGDLGQGAREQAMRAFRKGKVDVLVATDVAARGIDVENVTHVVNYQCPEDEKTYLHRTGRTGRAGQTGVAITLVDWDDLPRWGLINKALDLGIPEPVETYSSSEHLYSDLEIDPSVTGRLPKAARVRAGLDAEELEDLGETGGRAGKGRGGAGPRGRRGGTSSEGKTSGHGHGRGEAKEHKGAKEHGKASADGEAKPRRKRRRTRGGGAAVTAD; this is encoded by the coding sequence TTGACCACAGTGCACCTCAGCTCGACGTCCGCGGACGTCGAGCACGACCTACCCACCATCGACGCCGGCGAGAACCCCACCGTGGCCCCCGAGGTCACCTTTGGCAGCTTCGGCGTGCACGACGACATCGTCGCCGCCCTGGCGGACCACGGCATTGTCACCCCCTTCCCCATCCAGGCCATGACCCTGCCCGTGGCCCTGGGCGGACACGACATCATAGGTCAGGCCAAGACGGGCACCGGCAAGACGCTCGGCTTCGGCGTACCGCTTTTGGACAAGGTGATCGCCCCCGGCGACGAGGGTTTCGGCGCGCAGGATTACCCCGGACGTCCCCAGGCTCTCGTGGTGGTCCCCACCCGTGAACTGGCCGTCCAGGTCGCCAGCGACCTCTCCCGGGCCGGCAAGCGCCGCGGCATCCGCGTCGAATGCATCTACGGCGGAAGGGCGTTCGAGCCCCAGATCGACGCCCTCGGCAAGGGGGTCGAGGTGGTCGTCGGTACGCCGGGTCGCCTGATCGACCTCAACCAACAGCGCCACCTCAACCTGCACTCGGTGCGGACCGTGGTCCTCGACGAGGCCGACGAGATGCTCGACCTGGGATTCCTGCCTGACGTGGAGAAGATCCTCGCGGAGACCCCCACCTCGCGGCAGACCATGCTCTTCTCGGCCACCATGCCGGGCGCCGTCGTGGCGCTGGCGCGCCGCTACATGACCCAACCGACGCACATCCGGGCCATGGTCGCGGGCGACGAGGGCAGCACGGTGCAGGCGATCGAGCAGTTCGTCTACCGCGCGCACGCCATGGACAAGGTCGAGATGCTGAGCCGCGTGCTGCAGGCCAAGGACCGCGGGCTGACGATCGTCTTCACCCGCACCAAGCGCACCGCCGCGAAGGTGGCCGAGGAGCTCACCGACCGCGGCTTCGCGGCGGCCGCGCTGCACGGCGACCTGGGCCAGGGCGCCCGTGAGCAGGCCATGCGCGCCTTCCGCAAGGGCAAGGTCGACGTGCTCGTCGCCACCGACGTTGCGGCCCGGGGCATCGACGTGGAGAACGTCACGCACGTCGTGAACTATCAGTGCCCCGAGGACGAGAAGACCTACCTGCACCGCACCGGCCGGACCGGCCGCGCGGGACAGACGGGCGTCGCGATCACCCTCGTGGACTGGGACGACCTGCCCCGCTGGGGCCTCATCAACAAGGCGCTCGACCTGGGCATCCCCGAGCCGGTCGAGACGTATTCCAGCAGCGAACACCTCTACAGCGACCTGGAGATCGACCCGTCGGTGACCGGTCGGCTGCCCAAGGCGGCCCGCGTGCGCGCGGGTCTGGATGCCGAGGAGCTGGAGGACCTGGGCGAGACCGGTGGCCGCGCAGGCAAGGGCCGCGGCGGCGCCGGGCCGCGGGGGCGCCGAGGCGGTACGTCGAGCGAGGGCAAGACGTCGGGCCACGGCCACGGCCGCGGCGAGGCCAAGGAGCACAAGGGCGCCAAGGAGCACGGGAAGGCCAGCGCGGATGGCGAGGCCAAGCCCCGCCGCAAGCGGCGCCGCACCCGTGGCGGCGGCGCGGCGGTCACCGCCGATTGA
- a CDS encoding PD-(D/E)XK nuclease family protein, whose product MLTWLDCPRQYRLRYLDVPRPAPRPQRAHTTVGTVTHTVLRDFWDVAPNERTPQRVSALVDAQWTSLGFRDAEQAQRWRERVRWQVLAYLRSLGEARHSRPVGTERTVAFTTDRLAFSGRVDRLDDRDGHLVVVDYKTGRRPCTEEEARTSLALALYAVGAARVFRRDCVRVELHHVPTGAVVAHEHTPESLARKVSEADSIVRDLVSAEREYAVAGRDSTMFAARPSALCGWCDVRAHCPEGSAHGAEMSDWAGLPGEDAENSGASEVPETDERCEALKTQG is encoded by the coding sequence ATGCTGACGTGGTTGGACTGCCCCCGCCAATACCGGCTGCGCTATCTCGACGTACCGCGTCCCGCGCCGCGACCGCAGCGGGCCCACACGACGGTGGGCACGGTCACCCATACCGTCCTGCGCGACTTTTGGGACGTGGCGCCGAACGAACGTACGCCGCAGCGGGTTTCGGCCCTCGTCGATGCGCAGTGGACCTCGTTGGGGTTCCGCGACGCCGAGCAGGCCCAGCGCTGGCGCGAGCGGGTGCGCTGGCAGGTGCTGGCCTATCTCCGCTCGCTGGGGGAGGCCCGCCACTCGCGCCCGGTCGGCACCGAGCGGACCGTCGCGTTCACCACGGATCGCCTGGCGTTCTCCGGGCGGGTGGACCGGCTCGACGACCGCGACGGGCACCTGGTCGTCGTCGACTACAAGACCGGTCGCCGCCCGTGCACCGAGGAGGAGGCGCGGACGTCGCTGGCGCTCGCCCTGTACGCCGTCGGCGCCGCGCGGGTCTTTCGTCGAGACTGCGTTCGCGTCGAGCTGCACCACGTGCCGACAGGGGCGGTCGTCGCCCACGAGCACACCCCGGAGTCCCTCGCGCGCAAGGTGTCCGAGGCCGATTCGATCGTGCGGGACCTCGTGTCGGCCGAGCGGGAGTACGCCGTAGCCGGGCGCGATTCGACCATGTTTGCGGCGCGCCCGTCGGCGTTGTGCGGCTGGTGCGATGTTCGGGCGCACTGCCCGGAGGGCTCGGCCCACGGTGCCGAGATGAGCGACTGGGCGGGCCTGCCCGGCGAGGACGCCGAAAATTCCGGGGCATCTGAGGTGCCCGAGACCGACGAGAGGTGCGAGGCGCTCAAGACCCAGGGATGA
- the moeB gene encoding molybdopterin-synthase adenylyltransferase MoeB — protein MESSTPRSGGIAGGGLTARERERYARHLLLPGVGLAGQERLAAARVLVVGAGGLGSPVLTYLAAAGVGVLGVVDDDIVDVTNLQRQVVHGTADLGRPKVDSAADRIADLNPHVVIERHQVRLSAATAVDLLTPYDVVVDATDNFPARYLLSDACVLVGRPLVWGAVARFDGQVSVWWPSSVGRGRSGPCYRCVFPRPPAPGSVPSCAEGGVLGVLPGVIGTLQATEVLKILLGVGEPLVGRMLVYDALAARVGTVPLAAHPACPSCSPGAEVRLVDLDEACAALDVRGVDEPAVNGTGAPTQPGGESVPQVAPAVAAARLAGPSAPLLVDVREAAEREIVKLPAPEELWVPLGSLRASARLPGVGTDRELLVYCRSGVRSAEAVALLRAAGYVGAVNVAGGLLGWRTEVDAQIPAY, from the coding sequence ATGGAGTCGAGTACGCCAAGGTCGGGCGGCATTGCGGGTGGTGGGCTCACCGCCCGCGAGCGGGAACGGTATGCCCGGCACCTCCTCCTGCCCGGGGTGGGACTCGCCGGACAGGAGCGGCTGGCCGCCGCCCGGGTGCTGGTCGTGGGCGCCGGGGGACTGGGCAGCCCCGTCCTGACCTACCTCGCCGCCGCGGGCGTGGGCGTGCTGGGCGTCGTCGACGACGACATCGTGGACGTGACGAACCTGCAGCGCCAGGTCGTGCATGGCACGGCCGACCTGGGCCGGCCGAAGGTGGACTCGGCGGCGGACCGGATCGCGGACCTCAACCCGCATGTGGTGATCGAGCGACATCAGGTGCGGTTGTCCGCGGCGACCGCGGTGGACCTGCTGACGCCGTACGACGTGGTCGTGGACGCCACGGACAACTTCCCGGCGCGCTACCTGCTCTCGGATGCGTGCGTGCTGGTGGGCCGCCCGCTGGTGTGGGGAGCGGTGGCTCGATTCGACGGTCAGGTGAGCGTGTGGTGGCCGAGTTCCGTCGGTCGCGGCCGCTCCGGTCCGTGCTATCGGTGCGTCTTTCCGCGGCCGCCCGCGCCCGGTTCGGTTCCGTCGTGCGCGGAGGGCGGCGTGTTAGGCGTGCTGCCGGGGGTGATCGGGACGTTGCAGGCCACCGAGGTGCTCAAGATCCTGCTCGGCGTGGGGGAACCGCTGGTGGGGCGGATGCTGGTGTACGACGCACTGGCCGCCAGGGTCGGCACGGTGCCGCTGGCGGCCCATCCCGCGTGCCCTTCGTGCTCGCCGGGTGCCGAGGTGCGGCTGGTCGATCTGGACGAGGCCTGCGCGGCGCTCGACGTACGAGGTGTCGACGAACCGGCAGTCAACGGCACAGGTGCGCCGACGCAGCCTGGCGGCGAGTCGGTTCCGCAGGTCGCCCCGGCCGTCGCCGCCGCACGCCTGGCCGGGCCGTCGGCGCCGCTGCTGGTCGACGTCCGGGAGGCGGCGGAACGGGAGATCGTCAAGCTGCCGGCGCCGGAGGAACTCTGGGTTCCCCTCGGATCGCTCCGCGCCTCGGCCCGGCTGCCCGGCGTCGGCACCGATCGGGAGCTGCTCGTGTACTGCCGGTCCGGGGTCCGGTCCGCCGAGGCCGTGGCCCTCCTTCGGGCGGCGGGGTACGTCGGGGCGGTCAACGTGGCCGGCGGTCTGTTGGGCTGGCGGACCGAGGTGGACGCGCAGATTCCGGCGTACTGA
- a CDS encoding GlsB/YeaQ/YmgE family stress response membrane protein: protein MIGTIIGAIIGGLIIGALARLVMPGHQNISVLMTIVLGILGSAIGSWIVYQVGYSNSNGGFAIIPFLAGIAVAAILIAVYMSVTGRRGITR, encoded by the coding sequence ATGATCGGCACCATTATCGGCGCCATCATCGGCGGATTGATTATCGGCGCGCTGGCGCGTCTGGTCATGCCAGGTCACCAGAACATCTCGGTGCTCATGACGATCGTCCTTGGCATCCTCGGCTCGGCGATTGGGTCGTGGATCGTCTACCAGGTCGGCTACAGCAACAGCAACGGCGGCTTCGCGATCATCCCGTTCCTCGCGGGAATCGCGGTAGCGGCCATCCTCATCGCCGTCTACATGTCGGTCACCGGCCGTCGCGGGATCACCCGCTGA
- a CDS encoding DUF3107 domain-containing protein, with the protein MEIRIGVQHCSRELTLESEQAPEEIEKEIAKATSSGSMLRLADAKGGVVCVNGAAIGYVEIGAPRKGGVGFGML; encoded by the coding sequence GTGGAGATCCGTATCGGCGTGCAGCACTGCAGCCGGGAACTCACCCTGGAGTCGGAGCAGGCTCCCGAGGAGATCGAGAAGGAGATCGCCAAGGCAACCAGTTCGGGTTCGATGCTCCGGCTGGCCGACGCCAAGGGCGGCGTGGTGTGCGTCAACGGCGCCGCGATCGGCTACGTGGAGATCGGCGCCCCCCGCAAGGGCGGAGTGGGATTCGGCATGCTCTGA